A stretch of DNA from Mesorhizobium onobrychidis:
TGTTCGCGGTTCCGTAGGACCGCATGCATGGGAGCGACCTCATCCGCGCAGCGTCCCGGCAAGGACGCATCTCGGGAACTGGAGTTGATCGGGAAATCGAAAGCTCCTTGTCAGGCTGCAGCGACGGCGCGGCGGAACGGCTCATTCGTCTTCCATATGGCGTGGAGGATGACGGCAAGCTTGCGCGCCACCGCGACCTTCGCCTTCTTGGGATCAGAACAAGAGCAGTGCGAAAATCGATGGGATGGAAGGCTCCCGCTCCGCCGGTGCTAGATACGCATCGGTTAGGATTGACAAACCGGGAGCGTTCGAATGGAAGAGAATTCTACCGTTGACATCGACCTTGCGAAGTCAGTGTTCCAGATTCATGCGATTGATGCCCGCCGGCAATGTTATCGTCCGGCGACAGTTGCGTCTCAGCAGATGTTGAAGTTCTTCGAGCAGTTGGCGCCTTGCCCATTGGGATGGAGGCGTGCGGCACTGCCTACTACTGGGCGCGAATTAGGTATCGGTGACATGGGCATGGCCGAGGTAGTGTGCTGAGGGCAACGATTTGGCGGCCGACGGCATCGCGTGCCGGCACTGCTCGTCTTCGGTGCTTTCTCGCTCTCTTCACTTCATCAACATCTTCCAGCTGCTGATGAATTTCACTGGCGAGCGCGAGTAGCGACTGTCCGTTGTGGGCGAGGGCGAGGTAGCCGGAGAGATCCTCCGGCCACAATTAGTTGCGCAACACCCAACCACACCTTGAGTCCCCAAGAGCTTTTGCTTAGTCTGCCACAGCACCGGCCTTCAACAGCGGCCCGCGAGGACATGTGGCACAAGACAGCCAAACCCTTCATGGCGACGGCATCTCGGCTGTCATAATCGGGCAGGGTGCCGAACTTGTGTCGCTGCAGGATGCGCAAGGATTTGAGTTCCTGTGGCAGGCCGGGCCGGCCTGGCGGCGCCATTCTCCGGTGCTGTTTCCAATTGTCGGCCGGCTAAAGGGCGATCAACTGCGTCACCGCGGCCAGACCTACACGATGACGCAGCACGGCTTCGCGCGCGACAAGCCTTTTGTGTGGGCGGACAGGGGGCCTCGATCCTGCACGCTGGTTCTTACCGACGACGCCGACACCCGCGCGCACTACCCCTTCGCTTTTCGCCTGGCCGTGACTTACACGCTGGAACGCCAGCAACTCGGCGTGACCTTCGAGGTCACCAACACAGGCGACGAGCTGTTGCCGGCCTCCATCGGTGCGCACCCGGCGTTCAACTGGCCGTTGCTGTCGGAGTTGCCTAAGGAGGCCTACCGCCTGACCTTTGCCGATGATGAGCCGGCGCTGATTCCTCGCCTGAAGGATGGCCTCCTGCTCGCAGCACCGCGGCCGACGCCGATCGAAGGCAGGACGCTTGCACTATCCGAACGGCTGTTCGATGACGACGCCGTCATCCTGGATCGGCCCGCAAGCACCAGCGTGCGCTACGCGGCAGAGCGTGGTCCGGCGATCGAAGTGTCATGGCAGGGATTTCCAGAACTGGGCATCTGGTCAAAGCCGGGCGGCGCCCCGTTCCTGTGCATCGAACCCTGGCACGGCATAGCAAGCCCTGTGGACTTCGATGGCAACTTCATCGATAAGCCGGGCCTGATGCTGGTTGCACCGGGGGCGAAGCGGTCGCTTAATTACCGGATCAGGCTGGAGGGTTCGTTGCGCGTCCGAGACGCCGAAGGTCATGATGGCCACACGTGGCAATGATCATTCTCAGCATGTGGCAGACGTGGACCGCGCATTTGGCTGTTTGTGAGCAGCCATATCACGCGATGATGAGCGGCCGATTCGCCCAACCTGTTCATTGATTCAGGTGTTTGCGGCTGCGTCAAGAGCATGGGCGCGAGCTTGTGTTCGCATGCTTTCTCGGTGAGTCGAAGGCGGTAAGCGTTGTGAACGAGGATGATGACACTGGTGCGCTCGTAGAGCTTCGAGACGAGGTGGAAGAGCAACTGCCCGCCGCCCTGGGCGAGGGGGAGTTAGCCGACTCATCGACATCGCCAAGCGGGTCGGGCCGCATACGCTACGCAACAGCTTCGCCACCCACCTTCTTGAAGACGGCACCGACATTCGGGGCATCCAGGTCCTGCTTGGGCAGCCAAGCTCGACAACACCGCCTTCTACACCAACGCCGGACCCGCACGGTACGCTCCGTAACCAGTCCGCTCGACAAGCTTGGCCTGTTCAAGCAGGCACAGAGCTCGCCCGACGGCTGAGCGCCTCGATCGAGTCGCCGACATGTTCCGTGCTTCCTGGCCTGCCTACCGGGTCGCCCATGCAGGGCAGCTCAGCCTCGTCCACCTCAAGGTCATGTCGGCGATCGAGCATTGTCGCACCGCAGCACTTGGTGGACAGGTCGAGGCCTGCGAGGACTGTGGCCACTGACGCATCGCACAACAGCTGCCTTATGGGCAGATCCAGTAATGGGGAGCTGGAGTGCCGGCATCGGCATTTTTCGGTGAATTGTTGCGCTTTTTGTCTCCATAACAACGCGGTCCTGCGCCTCCGTCAGCTCGGCCACCGATGGCCGGTCACAAACGGAGACAAGCATGTTGGAGACTTACTTCTCGGCATCGAAGCTTCTGGGGCATCTGCGGAGCGGGCCAAGCGGACCATACCTTGACGGTTTCGCGGCCGCGCTCGAACGGCAAGGCTATAGTGCCGGCACGGCCGCGCGATATTTGCGGGCGGCAGCTCACCTCGGCCATGTCGTGGCTCGGCAAGGGGCAATGCCCAGCGACATTGATCTGGCGGTGTTCTGCGAGCACTTGCGCACTTGTCGATGTCCGCGCGCCATGGGCGGGCGTCGCAACCACCACACCATTTTCGGCGCCAGGCTCTTTCGCCAGCACCTTGTCGAAATCGGCGTTTGCCAGTCCGCCGCTGCCGCATTGCAGCATGCCGAGCCGTGCACCGCGGGGCGTCCGCTCCCACCATCAAGCTCTACGCCCGCGACGCCGCCCATGATGGCGGCACTCGGGGACGATCCGAAGGGCCTTTGCGCGCCGCTAGTCAAAGTCGCCGCCTGGCTGTCGCCAGCAACGCTGCACCTCAGCGTCAACGACCCAATGGCGCCGTCTCTCGCGTCGCAGATAGTCCTGCATCGCGGCGACGAGCGCCGCCCAAGAGCGATCGGCGAGATCGCTCCGGTGCCTCGGACACACTGTCGAGCCCTAAATCCCCATAGCCTCGCCCGCCATCCCGCGGTTCAGTTCAATCAGGCTTCAATGTAGTCGCGACCCGTGCGTGCCCGCCCAATCGCGCCCGCGACTACACAGAACCCTCCAGAATCCCTTAAATCGCGACACGCTTTTAAGTGGTCAACAAGGACTTACAGAACGCGGGAGTGAGCTTGCCGCGGTGGATTGCGACGCTTTCGTGGGTCGCAGCACGGGCCTCCTCCCACTGCCGATTGTGACCACGCTGTTGATTGGATTTGACATGGCAAGCGGCGAACTCGGCGGTGTCCAGCGTTGCCAACTGCCGCGCATATACCGGGCGTTTCGTATGAATGTGGACCCACATCGGACTCGGCTTTGTACCATTGTGCAGCGCCTTGGGCTGGAGCCTGATCTCGAACAGAGAGCCCGGCTCGTGATGCAACGTATACGGCTGACCCGGTGTGATCAGCTCCCCGGCCGTCCGCAATTGCTCAAGGTACTTCTGCGACGGAAGTGCGTAGGTCTTCATGCAATCGATCGCAATAGGTTGCTCGTTCAATGCCTTCGCCAGTCCCTGAGCCTGGCTCAACATGTTGTTTAGCTGTTCTTTGTCTTTGTGGAATTTAGGTATTTGCCCACTCGAGAGCAGGAGGAGCAAACGCGGCTCCTTAAACGCTGCCAGACAGGCCTCCATCTCGGCGGCTTGGGTCTGAAGACGATCGACCACAGTGTCGGCGATGTGTTCGGCGTCCTCGGGGCTCATCTTGCGCGCTTGCGAGATTTTGCTTTGCAGACCAGCCAGATCGAACTGCAGGAGTTCGGTCAACCTTGCGAGTAGTGGCGTCAGCATCTCCTCCTTGGCTGGGGGGGTGTGCCAGGTCTCCAAGCGTGCTGCCGCCTCCTCTGCACTCTTCTGCGCCTCCTCGGCACTCTTCTGCGCCTGCTCTGCACTCAAGAGCTTCTTCGTACCTAGATTCGTGCGTATGAGCACCTTGGCTGCCGGCGCCGGGTCTTTGACGCCCGCAGCGATTTGCGGCGACTGTTGGCCGACGGCCGAATTGCTAGCGCCGGCGACCGAGGTGCTAGCGCCAGCGGCCTGCTTGGACTTGCCTTTCCCCTTCCCCTTCCTAGGCGCTGCGGCCGGTATTCCAGCGCCCGTGTCCGCCGGCGGTGCAACGATGGCCGGCCAGTCCGGCTGCAGTGCCAGTAGGTGCCCAACATGGTCCGCAGTGATCGACGCGTCCTTCGCGATCTCGTCCAACAGTTCTAGTGGGAGGCCGCCACTTGTAGGCTGATCGCTCAGGTTAGCGTGCATGTCCAGTAGCGCCGCTTCAAATTCCGAAAGCCGCTTGACGACGCCTTCCAAAACGGCGCAATGATCTGCGTCGAGCGGGCGTCCCGTGTCGTCCCTAACAGCAGGTACTGCCGACGTGAATGCCGGAGCAACGTCGTCCACGAAGGTATCCAGCAGAGGCAGCCGCCCCTCTTTAAACATGAGGATTTCCCTCACTGCTGGTTCGAACGTGCCCTCCTGCGACTCAATTTTGACGTGCGCCGAATCGATCCGCGCCAATCCCAGCGCGAATCGAGCAAGCATCAGCTCGCCGGTCGTCCTGCGCATGAGGATCTGATTTTCCCGCCGTATGTCGGCCGTTGGATTTGGTAAGCTGGCTCTGGTGGCGGCGGCGTATCGCTGCCGTTCGCAGCCCGAAATCCTCTTTTCCCACCAGTTTATTTGGGCAACATGCGCCTTCGCCACGCTGAGGTACATTTTGGTCACCTGGTCCGGGCTAGCCCGGGATTTAAGCTCCCTGACCATTTCTAGCGATTGGGTTATGTACGCTTCCAACTTCGTGCGAGTCGGTTCTGTCAGTTTGCAGTGGTTCTCCACCGCAACAAGCATGACGTCGCAGCATTGACGCACTTTCCTGTCGGGCATAGTGCTCCGCGCCAAAGCTGGCGACGGGCTCAGGCTCGCGTAATGATCCAGAACTGCTAAGCCTGCAACTACGACCCGGTCCATCGGTTCTGGCTCGTCGGGGGTTTGCACCGCGGACTGACGGCAAGCGAGCAGTTCCCCAAAGAGCTCGTCCATTCGTCCCTGGGGTGACACGGAAATGGGGACCGCCACACCCGAAGGTGGCGGCTGGCTGGCGAGCGGCGCCAGGGTTTCGCCGTCAGACATTGAGTGAACACTGCGCCGCCGAAGACGAGCTGCACGTGACGGGCCGGCTGCATGCCGCGCAGTGTCCAGGGCTCGGTCTACGCCAACGGAGGAACCGGACTGCCTGTCGCGCAGGGTATCATCGGCACCGCGATTCATTGGAACGGAGGGCGTCCTTCTATCTATGGCAACAGAGCGCATCTGCTCCACGACGGCATCGAACGACTGGCCGCCTTCCCCAGGCGCAAGACTTGATTGCGAGCGCGAACTGCTCGCCTCCCCCGCCCTGCCGGCTCTGTTTTCAGTCCGCGATCTCCCAGATGTGCCAATGCCCGTCATATTCCGTCTCCGTTATAGGCGAGAATGTGTTTGTCTATTGATGTTGGGGCTGATGTCGCTGAGCGCTCGTGCATCCAGGCTTTCATGAGTGCAATGCGCCTCGTCAGCTTCGCCAATGCGCGTGTGGTGCGCATTGGACGGGCGACCGATTCACTATTCCAAGATTCTCACGCCGTCTTTCCGCGCCGCCAGGCCAGTTAGGCACGGCGCGTCTAGATAGATCGCTTGGCTGACGATTAGCTGACAAAGAGTTTTTTCTGGACGCGCGAAATCCGACCTGCCTCAAGCGTTTAACCATTGGTGGAAAACCCAGGCCTGCACCGGCCTCGCGAAGCGCCGGATCAGGTCGTCTGGGTTGCGAAGGGCGCTGTCACTTTGTCGAGGGATCACGTGAAGGGACAAAGACGCGGTAGCACACGCAGTGCTGGGTCACCGGTTTGCAACCGCGTTGAGGCGATGGGAATGTGTGGCATTCAGAGCTTTGGAGCAGACAGATCGGGACGAAGAGATTAGGCAGAACGATATGATCGACATGAAGCGTTTCCACCTCGCTTGCGGCCGCCGCGTTTTGCTAAAGCGTGTCGCGATTTAAGGGATTCAGGATTGATCGGGATAGGGGGACGCCTCGCGGCGCCGCCCCTCCCACACCACCGGGCATACGGATCACGTACCACGGCGGTTCGACCGGATTACGCTTAGACAGAGACATAGAGACGGGGGAGGCCGAGCGACTCGAAGTGATGGTTGCGCAGGGCCTGTTGGACCGCCGGGTGTCCTGACA
This window harbors:
- a CDS encoding aldose 1-epimerase family protein; the encoded protein is MAQDSQTLHGDGISAVIIGQGAELVSLQDAQGFEFLWQAGPAWRRHSPVLFPIVGRLKGDQLRHRGQTYTMTQHGFARDKPFVWADRGPRSCTLVLTDDADTRAHYPFAFRLAVTYTLERQQLGVTFEVTNTGDELLPASIGAHPAFNWPLLSELPKEAYRLTFADDEPALIPRLKDGLLLAAPRPTPIEGRTLALSERLFDDDAVILDRPASTSVRYAAERGPAIEVSWQGFPELGIWSKPGGAPFLCIEPWHGIASPVDFDGNFIDKPGLMLVAPGAKRSLNYRIRLEGSLRVRDAEGHDGHTWQ